A genomic segment from Aegilops tauschii subsp. strangulata cultivar AL8/78 chromosome 1, Aet v6.0, whole genome shotgun sequence encodes:
- the LOC141039237 gene encoding subtilisin-chymotrypsin inhibitor CI-1B-like yields MSSSDDLAGGKKTSWPEVVGLTIKEAKEIILKDKPDADIVMVPVGSAVTEDLRPNRVRIFVGTVAETPHVG; encoded by the coding sequence ATGAGTTCCTCCGACGACCTCGCCGGTGGAAAGAAGACTTCGTGGCCGGAGGTGGTCGGGCTGACCATCAAGGAGGCCAAGGAGATCATCCTGAAGGACAAGCCCGACGCCGACATTGTCATGGTGCCGGTCGGCTCCGCCGTGACCGAGGACTTGAGGCCCAACCGCGTCCGCATCTTCGTGGGCACCGTCGCCGAGACCCCCCACGTTGGATAG